Proteins co-encoded in one Streptomyces sp. NBC_01571 genomic window:
- a CDS encoding GNAT family N-acetyltransferase yields the protein MSLPAPSLHTARLRLRAFEDADANDLFVLQSNAYVLRYWDDPPWTERARAEKFITRCREMEKEGTGARLAVDRVSDGAFIGWCTLNRWNPDFRSASLGYCFDDAVWGHGYATEAARALLQWAFDTLDLNRVQAEADTRNVASARVLEKLGFVREGTLREDCVVNGEVSDSWVYGLIRRKWRPSSEPAPAR from the coding sequence ATGTCGCTGCCTGCCCCCTCGTTACACACTGCTCGCCTGCGACTGCGTGCCTTCGAAGACGCGGACGCGAACGACCTGTTCGTGCTGCAGAGCAACGCCTACGTGTTGCGCTACTGGGACGATCCACCGTGGACCGAACGCGCGCGCGCCGAGAAGTTCATCACCCGTTGCCGAGAGATGGAAAAGGAAGGCACCGGGGCGCGGCTGGCCGTGGATCGTGTCTCCGACGGGGCGTTCATCGGCTGGTGCACCCTGAACAGGTGGAATCCGGACTTCCGCAGCGCGTCGCTGGGCTACTGCTTCGACGATGCAGTGTGGGGCCACGGTTATGCGACCGAGGCCGCGCGCGCTTTGCTGCAGTGGGCATTCGACACGCTGGATCTGAATCGCGTCCAGGCTGAGGCCGATACGCGCAACGTAGCTTCTGCCCGCGTGCTGGAGAAGCTCGGCTTCGTGCGTGAGGGGACGTTGCGGGAAGACTGCGTTGTCAACGGCGAGGTCTCTGACTCGTGGGTCTACGGGCTGATCAGGCGGAAGTGGCGGCCGTCGTCCGAGCCGGCTCCCGCCCGCTGA
- a CDS encoding SDR family oxidoreductase, whose amino-acid sequence MPTIAIVGAGPQLGLAIARTFGSHGHNVALISRNRAKLDNLTGKLAADGITAAAFPADVLDRTALTRALQDAAVRFGGIEVLEYSPVGGIDSTALTTPSATEPADVQHEMDFQLFGAIVATRAVLPAMREAGAGTLLYTTGAGSIDPVPQVGNVNAAAAALRNWAINLHKELAGSGIQAAHIGINVSIGMSVIPDFPTAQPEEISPVYWELHTTDRNKAERVFSR is encoded by the coding sequence GTGCCCACCATCGCCATCGTCGGCGCCGGCCCCCAGCTGGGGCTGGCCATCGCCCGCACCTTCGGCTCCCACGGCCACAACGTCGCCCTGATCTCCCGCAACCGCGCCAAGCTCGACAACCTGACTGGCAAGCTGGCTGCCGACGGCATCACTGCCGCCGCCTTCCCCGCTGACGTCCTCGACCGCACCGCCCTCACCCGCGCACTGCAGGACGCCGCCGTGCGTTTCGGAGGCATCGAGGTCCTGGAGTACTCGCCGGTCGGCGGCATTGACTCCACCGCCCTCACCACCCCGAGTGCGACCGAACCCGCAGACGTGCAGCACGAGATGGACTTCCAGCTCTTCGGGGCCATCGTCGCCACCCGGGCAGTGCTGCCCGCGATGCGCGAGGCCGGCGCCGGCACTTTGCTGTACACCACCGGCGCCGGATCCATCGACCCCGTTCCTCAGGTCGGCAACGTCAACGCCGCTGCCGCGGCCCTACGCAACTGGGCGATCAACCTGCACAAGGAGCTGGCCGGCAGCGGCATCCAGGCTGCCCACATCGGCATCAACGTCTCCATCGGTATGTCGGTCATCCCCGATTTCCCGACGGCTCAGCCCGAGGAGATCTCCCCGGTCTACTGGGAACTGCACACCACCGACCGCAACAAGGCCGAACGCGTCTTCAGCCGCTGA
- a CDS encoding ISAs1 family transposase, whose product MLVKLGPLDAGRITDLRPYFDSVPDPRARRGRWYSLTAILLVCACAVVSGARSIDELSEWGQRASDALLTVIGIRRHLLRWRHAPSPATIGRVLGAVDGDALDRAVGAYLADRHRTTTGPGPAPSASASRRPRVIAVDGKALKGSARLSATRRHLLSAVTHDPVVTLAQVEVGTKTNETSHFRPLLAPLDLTGTVVTFDALHSVKANISWLVETKKAHYIAVIKANQPVAHRQIAGLPWRDIAVQHTASVTGHGRRESRSVKTCGIADGLGGIACPHARLAIRAHRRRKPTGQRESSESVYAVTSMDAHQTSPADLATAIRGHWGIENSSHHIRDVTFAEDTSTVHTGTAPRAMATLRNLAIGALKTLGAHNIAKTTRAIRDEPRRALPILGITNDPDTYGT is encoded by the coding sequence GTGCTGGTGAAGCTGGGTCCGCTGGATGCCGGCCGGATCACTGACCTGCGCCCCTACTTCGACTCGGTGCCAGACCCGCGCGCACGTCGGGGGCGGTGGTACTCGCTGACCGCGATCCTGCTGGTATGTGCCTGCGCGGTCGTCTCGGGCGCGAGGAGCATCGACGAACTCTCTGAGTGGGGCCAGCGTGCCTCGGACGCACTGCTGACAGTGATCGGGATCCGTCGTCACCTGCTCAGATGGCGGCACGCTCCGTCGCCGGCCACGATCGGCCGTGTGCTGGGGGCTGTTGACGGGGACGCCCTGGACCGCGCGGTGGGCGCCTATCTGGCCGACCGGCACCGCACCACCACCGGACCCGGCCCGGCGCCGTCGGCTTCCGCGTCGAGGCGGCCGCGGGTGATCGCTGTCGACGGCAAAGCACTCAAGGGATCAGCCCGTCTGTCCGCGACGCGCCGGCATCTGCTCTCCGCGGTCACCCACGACCCGGTCGTGACCCTCGCCCAGGTGGAGGTCGGCACCAAGACGAACGAGACCTCACACTTCCGGCCCCTGCTGGCACCGCTGGACCTGACCGGCACGGTCGTCACCTTCGACGCCCTCCACTCGGTCAAGGCGAACATCTCCTGGCTGGTCGAGACGAAGAAGGCGCACTACATCGCCGTGATCAAAGCCAATCAGCCGGTCGCCCACCGCCAGATCGCGGGCCTGCCCTGGCGGGACATCGCCGTCCAGCACACCGCCTCCGTCACCGGGCACGGACGGCGGGAGTCACGGTCGGTCAAGACCTGCGGCATCGCCGACGGACTCGGCGGAATCGCGTGCCCCCACGCCCGCCTGGCCATCCGCGCCCACCGCCGCCGCAAGCCGACCGGCCAGCGCGAGAGCAGTGAAAGCGTCTACGCCGTGACCAGCATGGACGCCCACCAGACCAGCCCTGCCGACCTGGCCACCGCGATCCGCGGCCACTGGGGAATCGAGAACTCCTCGCACCACATCCGAGACGTCACCTTCGCCGAGGACACCTCCACCGTCCACACCGGAACCGCACCCCGCGCCATGGCAACCCTCCGCAACCTAGCCATCGGCGCGCTGAAAACCCTCGGAGCCCACAACATCGCCAAGACCACCCGGGCGATCCGCGACGAACCCAGGCGAGCACTCCCCATCCTGGGCATCACCAACGATCCGGACACCTACGGAACTTGA
- a CDS encoding IS5 family transposase → MSDRKPYKSDLSDERWALIEPVTTAWKAKHPSVSGHQGSYEMREIVNALLYQSRAGCQWDYLPHDLPPPGAVKYYFCKWRDDGTDAVIHDLLRWQVRESRGRLAEPSLVVLDTQSLHAAAGVPAATTGRDAAKKVPGRKPGLAVDVLGLVIAVVVLAASVHDNAFGTALLDKVAAGTSTVTKALVDQGFKKTVVDHGAGLGIAVEVVERNPADHGFVPQPIRWRVEQTNGILMLHRRAVRDYEHRPASSESRVYWAISDVMTRRLTGTSTPSWRGA, encoded by the coding sequence GTGAGCGACCGCAAGCCCTACAAGAGCGACTTATCCGACGAACGCTGGGCGCTGATCGAGCCGGTGACCACTGCATGGAAGGCGAAGCACCCGTCCGTCAGCGGCCACCAGGGCAGCTACGAGATGCGAGAGATCGTCAACGCGCTCCTGTACCAGTCCCGGGCCGGCTGCCAATGGGACTACCTGCCCCACGACCTGCCACCGCCCGGCGCGGTGAAGTACTACTTCTGCAAATGGCGCGACGACGGCACCGACGCGGTCATCCATGACCTGCTGCGCTGGCAGGTGCGTGAGAGCCGGGGACGATTAGCCGAACCGAGCCTGGTGGTGCTCGACACCCAGAGTCTGCATGCCGCCGCGGGGGTACCCGCGGCCACGACCGGGCGGGACGCGGCCAAGAAGGTGCCGGGCCGCAAGCCGGGGCTGGCCGTTGACGTGCTGGGCCTGGTGATCGCCGTGGTGGTGCTGGCCGCTTCCGTGCACGACAACGCCTTCGGTACCGCGTTGCTGGACAAGGTCGCCGCGGGGACCTCCACGGTGACGAAGGCGCTGGTGGACCAGGGGTTCAAGAAGACCGTGGTCGACCACGGCGCCGGCCTGGGCATCGCGGTTGAGGTCGTCGAGCGCAACCCGGCCGACCACGGCTTCGTCCCGCAGCCGATCCGCTGGAGAGTCGAGCAGACCAACGGGATCTTGATGCTGCACCGCAGGGCGGTCCGCGACTACGAACACCGCCCGGCCAGCTCCGAGTCCCGGGTGTACTGGGCGATAAGCGATGTGATGACCCGTCGACTGACCGGCACCTCCACCCCGTCCTGGCGCGGCGCGTGA
- a CDS encoding 3'-5' exonuclease, giving the protein MNAALGFAAVARRLQTTAIARTKPAVPLERQLDALTAAGCRKIFTDSTTTELKAERLKPADGQQPVALVRVYRRGHGWGEFPLFDPAAAAPMRTLSAKQQAAMTARRTCPKCGQVRRYVVHGQCHACIVQTQEERLALQARTCWTCRRVSGTALPKGQEPRCLPCWMLWRLRRQFEEERAAVARRTCLGRDCQVVTATDEEIAAVQAAGTWFTPRWCPPCKERDDREREEARQRTAALVAQAQQARRDQVAGLERWAGTVLADPDTVVLDTETTGLHDAARIIDLGVLSITETTLMDRLLDPGEPVPASATDVHGLTDDDVRGAPTFSDVFNDLTTVLAGKRVLIYNKAYDAARLRHELQLHYRRTGHPAPRDAATAWLAAIRCEDAMIPYSDWCGDWSDYWGNYTWQPLPGSGHRAIPDCRAVVERLREMAEGRGIESSDEGS; this is encoded by the coding sequence GTGAACGCAGCCCTGGGCTTCGCCGCCGTCGCGCGGCGCTTGCAGACGACCGCGATCGCCCGCACCAAGCCCGCCGTACCCCTGGAGCGGCAGCTCGACGCACTCACCGCCGCCGGGTGCCGGAAGATCTTCACGGACAGTACGACCACGGAACTCAAGGCGGAACGCCTCAAGCCCGCCGACGGTCAGCAGCCGGTCGCGTTGGTGCGGGTCTACCGGCGCGGCCATGGATGGGGTGAGTTCCCCCTCTTCGACCCGGCCGCCGCGGCCCCGATGCGGACGCTCTCGGCAAAGCAGCAGGCGGCGATGACAGCGCGCCGGACCTGTCCGAAGTGCGGGCAGGTCCGCCGGTACGTCGTGCATGGACAGTGCCACGCGTGCATCGTGCAGACGCAGGAGGAACGCCTGGCGTTGCAGGCCCGCACGTGTTGGACCTGCCGCCGTGTCTCGGGCACCGCGCTCCCGAAAGGTCAGGAGCCCCGGTGTCTGCCGTGCTGGATGCTGTGGCGGCTGCGAAGGCAGTTCGAGGAAGAGCGGGCCGCCGTCGCGCGGCGTACCTGTCTCGGGCGGGACTGCCAGGTGGTGACGGCGACTGACGAGGAGATCGCCGCCGTGCAGGCCGCCGGGACCTGGTTCACGCCACGCTGGTGCCCGCCCTGCAAGGAGCGCGATGACCGCGAACGTGAGGAAGCCCGCCAGCGGACTGCGGCGCTGGTAGCGCAGGCGCAGCAGGCGCGACGTGATCAGGTCGCCGGGCTCGAGAGGTGGGCCGGCACCGTTCTCGCGGATCCGGACACCGTCGTCCTCGACACGGAGACGACCGGCTTGCACGACGCGGCCCGCATCATCGACCTCGGCGTCCTCAGCATCACGGAGACAACCCTGATGGACCGGCTGCTGGACCCGGGCGAGCCGGTGCCGGCATCAGCCACGGATGTGCACGGTCTGACCGACGACGATGTCCGCGGGGCCCCTACCTTCAGCGACGTGTTCAACGACCTCACCACCGTCCTGGCTGGCAAGCGGGTGTTGATCTACAACAAGGCGTACGACGCCGCCCGACTCCGTCACGAACTCCAGCTCCACTACCGGCGCACCGGGCATCCCGCCCCGCGTGATGCCGCAACCGCATGGCTGGCTGCGATCCGCTGCGAAGACGCCATGATTCCTTACTCGGACTGGTGCGGGGACTGGTCCGACTACTGGGGCAACTACACCTGGCAGCCCCTGCCCGGCAGCGGCCATCGCGCGATCCCGGACTGCCGAGCAGTCGTTGAACGTCTTCGGGAGATGGCAGAAGGCCGTGGGATCGAGTCCTCCGACGAGGGCTCGTAG
- a CDS encoding radical SAM protein — translation MSAQEATQPTTQTTPEDVDGVLNFLWLELTNRCNLRCVHCYTDSHPLSGDRDVLTTDDYGSVMGHAYDLGCRKIQLIGGEPQLHPAFNQLMRRSVDIGFDFVEVFTNLTTLDEETLAFSAEKGVHFATSVYSDDPAVHDAVTTVRGSHRRTVANLRRLVEKGVRTRVGVIAVKGDAAAAERTRQFLLDLGVDGSVRTSEVREFGRGQDLLGQPASLSGLCGHCWNGNLAVAPDGKVFPCVMARDWAVGDVLDQTLEEILHGDELAQIRREIYDTVWREKTAPTLCPQCCVPDLSCPCDPLLCTQSCEPLPTVREL, via the coding sequence GTGAGCGCTCAGGAAGCAACACAGCCGACGACCCAGACGACGCCTGAGGATGTTGACGGAGTCCTGAACTTTCTGTGGCTTGAGTTGACGAACCGCTGCAATCTGCGGTGCGTCCACTGCTACACGGATTCGCATCCGCTCAGCGGCGACCGGGACGTGCTGACCACTGATGACTACGGATCGGTGATGGGCCATGCCTACGACCTGGGCTGTCGTAAGATCCAGCTGATCGGGGGCGAGCCCCAGCTCCACCCGGCCTTCAACCAGCTCATGCGCCGCAGTGTGGACATCGGCTTCGACTTCGTCGAGGTCTTCACCAACCTCACCACGCTGGACGAGGAGACGCTCGCATTCTCGGCCGAGAAAGGTGTGCACTTCGCGACCTCGGTCTACTCTGACGACCCCGCTGTGCACGATGCCGTTACCACCGTGCGCGGCAGCCACCGACGCACCGTCGCCAACCTCCGCCGGCTCGTCGAGAAGGGGGTGCGGACGCGGGTGGGAGTCATCGCGGTGAAGGGGGACGCCGCAGCCGCGGAACGCACCCGGCAATTCCTGCTCGACCTCGGTGTCGACGGCTCAGTGCGGACGTCCGAGGTGCGGGAGTTCGGCCGGGGGCAGGACCTCCTGGGACAGCCCGCGAGCCTCTCGGGCCTGTGCGGTCACTGCTGGAACGGCAACCTCGCCGTCGCGCCGGACGGAAAGGTCTTCCCGTGCGTCATGGCCCGGGACTGGGCTGTCGGTGACGTTCTGGACCAGACGCTGGAAGAGATCCTGCACGGTGACGAGCTCGCGCAGATCCGCCGCGAGATCTACGACACGGTGTGGCGGGAGAAGACCGCTCCTACACTGTGTCCCCAGTGCTGTGTGCCCGATCTCTCGTGTCCGTGCGATCCGCTGCTGTGTACCCAGTCGTGCGAACCTCTGCCGACAGTCAGGGAATTGTAG
- a CDS encoding IS481 family transposase, whose amino-acid sequence MSKTPPLDREAKRRLAVIRHVEEVTGNVAMSCRYFGISRQAYYIWYRRYQAEGIEGLRTRSKAPKHSPNATHVEVAGKIIYLRQNYHFGPEKIAMYLKRYHDVTISKSGVWRILKRLDMGRLPTSQRYKRHDRRWKRYEKQLPGHRVQIDVKFIEPLAAMPQGRRGGRNKYYQFTAIDDCTRLRVLKIYPTLNQATAIQFVDYVLQRLPFQVEVIQTDNGAEFQSAFHFHVLDKGIGHAYIKPRTPRLNGKVERSHRIDGEEFYRLLEGIVIDDAEVFNDKLREWEDYYNYHRPHGGLGGQTPYERLKQKTASQE is encoded by the coding sequence ATGTCGAAGACACCCCCGCTCGATCGCGAGGCCAAGCGACGGTTGGCCGTCATACGCCATGTCGAAGAGGTCACCGGCAACGTCGCCATGAGTTGCCGGTACTTCGGAATCAGCCGGCAGGCGTACTACATCTGGTACCGCCGCTACCAAGCTGAGGGCATCGAGGGGCTGCGCACTCGCTCGAAGGCGCCCAAGCACAGCCCGAACGCCACGCACGTGGAGGTCGCAGGGAAGATCATCTATCTCCGGCAGAACTACCACTTCGGGCCCGAGAAGATCGCGATGTACCTCAAGCGGTACCACGACGTCACGATCAGCAAGTCGGGCGTGTGGCGGATCCTCAAGCGCCTGGACATGGGACGCCTGCCGACCTCACAGCGATACAAGCGCCACGACCGCAGATGGAAGCGGTACGAGAAGCAGCTGCCCGGCCACCGCGTGCAAATCGACGTGAAGTTCATCGAACCGCTCGCAGCCATGCCTCAAGGCCGGCGCGGCGGCCGCAACAAGTACTACCAGTTCACGGCGATCGACGACTGCACCCGGCTGCGGGTCCTGAAGATCTATCCGACGCTCAACCAGGCCACCGCCATCCAGTTCGTCGACTACGTCCTGCAGAGGCTGCCGTTCCAGGTGGAGGTGATCCAGACGGACAACGGCGCCGAGTTCCAGTCCGCCTTCCACTTCCACGTGCTCGACAAAGGCATCGGCCACGCCTACATAAAGCCCCGCACACCGCGGCTGAACGGGAAGGTCGAACGCTCCCACCGGATCGACGGCGAGGAGTTCTACCGGCTCCTGGAGGGCATCGTCATCGACGACGCCGAGGTCTTCAACGACAAGCTTCGCGAGTGGGAGGACTACTACAACTACCATCGCCCCCATGGCGGCCTCGGCGGCCAGACTCCTTACGAACGCCTCAAGCAGAAGACCGCGTCCCAGGAGTAA
- a CDS encoding SDR family NAD(P)-dependent oxidoreductase — MALILVTGASSGLGYATATALVGEGHDVVVHARTPARVTAPAGGGQWAGVVTGDLAEMGKVPGLARQAAAFGRFDAVIHNAGTMHTPVAATVNMIAPYLLTALINKPSRLIYLSSSMHRGGSTSLARLADGTASYSDSKLWVTALAMAVASRWEGTAAQAVDPGWVPTRMGGPGATDDLAAGHQTQVWLATHDDIMPPTGGYWYHQRTQDPHPAARDPEFQDWLLHALEERTGVRLD; from the coding sequence ATGGCCCTGATCTTGGTGACGGGAGCCTCCAGCGGGCTCGGTTACGCGACGGCGACCGCGCTGGTCGGGGAGGGGCACGACGTGGTCGTCCACGCCCGCACCCCGGCACGCGTCACCGCGCCGGCGGGAGGAGGCCAGTGGGCGGGCGTGGTGACTGGGGATCTGGCCGAGATGGGCAAGGTCCCCGGCCTCGCCCGGCAGGCCGCCGCGTTCGGCCGCTTCGACGCGGTCATCCACAATGCCGGCACCATGCACACCCCCGTAGCGGCCACCGTCAACATGATTGCGCCCTACCTACTGACGGCCCTGATTAACAAGCCGTCCCGACTCATCTACCTGAGCAGCTCCATGCATCGGGGCGGTTCCACCAGCCTTGCGCGGTTGGCGGACGGCACGGCCTCCTACAGCGACAGCAAGCTGTGGGTGACCGCCTTGGCCATGGCTGTCGCCTCCCGGTGGGAGGGGACGGCCGCCCAGGCCGTCGATCCGGGTTGGGTGCCCACCCGGATGGGCGGCCCCGGCGCGACCGACGACCTCGCCGCCGGCCACCAGACCCAGGTCTGGCTGGCCACCCACGACGACATCATGCCGCCCACCGGCGGCTACTGGTACCACCAGCGCACCCAGGACCCGCACCCCGCCGCGCGCGACCCCGAGTTCCAGGATTGGCTCCTGCACGCCCTGGAGGAGCGCACGGGGGTTCGGCTCGACTGA
- a CDS encoding cold-shock protein, translating to MASGTVKWFNAEKGFGFIEQDGGGPDVFAHYSNISGNGYRELVEGETVTFDLGQGQKGPQAENIVRG from the coding sequence ATGGCCAGCGGCACCGTGAAGTGGTTCAACGCCGAAAAGGGCTTCGGCTTCATCGAGCAGGACGGCGGCGGACCGGACGTCTTCGCCCACTACTCCAACATCTCCGGCAACGGCTACCGGGAACTCGTCGAGGGCGAGACGGTCACGTTCGACTTGGGCCAGGGCCAGAAGGGTCCCCAGGCCGAGAACATCGTCCGCGGCTGA
- a CDS encoding HU family DNA-binding protein, translated as MRSELVTALAERAQVTRKDADAVLTALAESVGDVVAKGYEKVTIPGFLSFERTHRAARTARNPQTGEPLEIPAGYSVKVSAGSKLKEAAKGK; from the coding sequence ATCCGGAGCGAACTGGTGACTGCGCTGGCGGAGCGCGCCCAGGTGACCCGCAAGGACGCCGATGCGGTGCTGACCGCCCTCGCCGAGAGCGTCGGTGATGTCGTGGCCAAAGGATATGAAAAGGTGACGATCCCGGGCTTCCTCAGCTTCGAGCGCACGCACCGCGCCGCGCGTACCGCGCGCAACCCGCAGACCGGCGAGCCGCTGGAGATCCCGGCCGGATACAGCGTCAAGGTGTCCGCCGGTTCCAAGCTCAAGGAAGCCGCCAAGGGCAAGTGA
- a CDS encoding nitrous oxide reductase family maturation protein NosD, which yields MKKTILVAACVAVATAFPAVPSQAAQAVLVVDDNGAQCPGAPFTTIQAAITAASPGDEIRVCAGTYNEVVTVNKANLRLVGPAAAPSGTGCRRAGAPNPSRQAIIQSADGSGSVRLMENGIRFSRFTVQNNTSSYGIVTSAAHSGYQVRQNVIQDNVFGVYFNSSGTNLSEVEQNCIRQNNKPGSASGNGVYSDAGLKNADIENNTFSGNENSGVLLDAPAPGGVDNVRVNRNTSLKDRAFAFIFKSSNVSVGKNIIQDNFGAPGIFFGDSNTKLRITSNTIERGFLGVRANAFGLSPNTNVTITSNIIRNSKSSTVGHGISVAANSLANSVISRNVASDNAGDGIRIDAGGNGGNTIDSNIARRSGMLDCRDATSGPGTDGTANTWIRNIGPNAAPPGICR from the coding sequence ATGAAGAAGACGATTCTTGTCGCGGCGTGCGTCGCAGTGGCTACAGCGTTCCCGGCGGTGCCCAGCCAGGCAGCTCAGGCCGTACTCGTTGTGGATGACAACGGAGCGCAATGCCCGGGTGCACCTTTCACCACGATCCAGGCAGCGATTACTGCGGCCTCGCCGGGAGATGAGATCAGGGTCTGCGCCGGAACATACAACGAGGTTGTCACCGTGAACAAGGCGAATTTGCGGTTGGTCGGACCGGCCGCCGCCCCCAGTGGGACTGGGTGCCGCCGGGCCGGAGCTCCGAATCCGTCTAGGCAGGCGATCATTCAGTCGGCGGATGGTTCGGGCAGTGTCCGCTTGATGGAGAACGGCATCAGGTTCTCCCGCTTCACCGTTCAGAACAATACCTCCAGTTATGGCATTGTCACGAGTGCGGCACACTCAGGCTACCAAGTACGGCAGAACGTAATCCAGGACAACGTATTCGGAGTCTATTTCAACTCCAGCGGCACAAACCTCTCCGAGGTTGAACAGAACTGTATCCGTCAGAACAATAAACCCGGCTCCGCAAGCGGCAATGGAGTCTACTCGGACGCGGGCCTGAAGAACGCGGACATCGAAAACAATACATTTTCCGGTAACGAGAACTCTGGTGTCCTTCTGGACGCACCGGCACCCGGAGGAGTCGACAATGTCAGAGTAAATAGAAACACCTCCTTGAAAGATAGAGCCTTTGCATTCATCTTCAAGTCCAGCAACGTCTCCGTAGGGAAGAACATCATCCAGGACAACTTTGGCGCCCCCGGGATCTTCTTCGGCGACAGCAATACGAAATTGAGGATCACCTCCAACACCATTGAGAGGGGCTTCCTTGGCGTGCGGGCCAACGCCTTTGGCCTTTCGCCCAACACCAACGTCACCATCACCAGCAACATCATCAGAAATTCCAAATCAAGCACCGTCGGCCACGGCATCAGCGTGGCAGCGAACTCGCTCGCGAACTCCGTCATCTCCCGGAACGTCGCCAGCGACAACGCGGGCGACGGCATCCGCATCGATGCCGGCGGCAACGGGGGCAACACCATCGACTCCAACATCGCCCGCCGCAGCGGCATGCTCGACTGCCGCGACGCCACCAGTGGCCCCGGCACCGACGGCACGGCCAACACCTGGATTCGCAACATTGGCCCGAACGCGGCCCCTCCCGGCATCTGCCGCTGA
- a CDS encoding ricin-type beta-trefoil lectin domain protein has product MLKKVIAVSTAAVLAWGLSPATANAASAYVHFKNKATGRCLDYRADYGPYATDCNGSGYQTWLINNEAFQLSAMRQNAGDRLCLVARNGAATMKPCLSSDPAALWVLAPTTVEFQLVNNVTKTCLGEGADAKHLVKLVSCSGGNSQQWEMQTT; this is encoded by the coding sequence TTGCTGAAGAAGGTTATCGCGGTGAGCACGGCCGCTGTGCTGGCGTGGGGCCTGAGTCCGGCGACGGCGAACGCGGCATCGGCCTACGTGCACTTCAAGAACAAGGCCACGGGCCGCTGCCTGGACTACCGAGCCGACTACGGGCCCTACGCAACCGACTGCAACGGCAGCGGCTACCAAACCTGGCTAATCAACAACGAAGCCTTCCAGCTCTCCGCCATGCGGCAGAACGCGGGCGACCGACTCTGCTTGGTGGCCCGCAACGGTGCGGCCACGATGAAGCCGTGCCTGTCCAGCGACCCGGCAGCCCTGTGGGTCCTAGCCCCCACGACCGTCGAGTTCCAGCTGGTCAACAACGTGACCAAAACCTGTCTCGGCGAAGGGGCGGACGCCAAGCACCTCGTCAAACTCGTCTCGTGCTCAGGCGGCAACTCCCAGCAGTGGGAGATGCAGACCACCTGA
- a CDS encoding TetR/AcrR family transcriptional regulator produces MHPQDQHTGSAGNTAESAAQPLRSDAERNRARIIAAARTVFGRDGLSASMASVAREAGVGIATMFRRFPTKEELVAAVFADRMDAYVRATAEALANPDPWRGFSGYIETVCAMQAADRGFADVLTMSLPGAEALEACRAEAYQGFLELIARAKDSGHLREDFTSRDLVLLLMANAGVLSATGEDAPDAWRRLVAWMIQSFKAPARGPLPDPPEDAALYQAMRRASLGLTSTETGKGH; encoded by the coding sequence ATGCACCCCCAAGATCAGCACACCGGCAGCGCTGGCAACACGGCCGAGTCCGCTGCTCAACCCCTGCGCAGCGATGCGGAGCGCAATCGGGCGCGGATCATCGCCGCCGCGCGCACGGTGTTCGGCCGTGACGGGCTGAGCGCGTCGATGGCCTCGGTCGCACGGGAGGCCGGGGTGGGGATCGCCACGATGTTTCGCCGCTTCCCCACCAAGGAGGAACTGGTCGCGGCCGTCTTCGCGGACCGGATGGACGCCTATGTGCGAGCCACCGCCGAGGCACTGGCCAACCCCGACCCGTGGCGCGGCTTCAGCGGCTACATCGAGACCGTCTGCGCGATGCAGGCGGCCGACCGAGGCTTCGCCGATGTCCTGACGATGAGCCTGCCCGGGGCCGAGGCCCTGGAGGCGTGTCGCGCCGAGGCGTACCAGGGCTTCCTGGAGCTCATCGCCCGTGCCAAGGACAGCGGACACCTGCGTGAGGACTTCACCAGCAGGGACCTGGTCCTGCTGCTGATGGCCAATGCCGGCGTTCTGAGCGCCACCGGTGAGGATGCGCCCGATGCCTGGCGCCGTCTGGTCGCATGGATGATCCAGTCCTTCAAAGCGCCCGCCCGCGGCCCGCTGCCAGACCCGCCGGAGGACGCCGCCCTGTATCAGGCCATGCGCCGCGCCAGCCTGGGCCTCACCTCAACCGAAACTGGAAAGGGGCACTGA